CTTACGGTTCTCAGGTGTATCCTCCATGGACTCGCGCATGAACAGCTCGTACCCGTATCCCTTTATACGGGATCTCAGGGCAGGATGCATCTTTTCCATGGCATCCAGGTTACCTGCCGCCACCATGATGAAGTCACAGGGGACAGGCTCTGTCTTGACGAGGGCTCCTGAGCTCCTTTCGGACTGACCGGTGATCGGATACTCCTTTTCCTGGAGTGCAGTAAGCAGGCTCTGCTGGGACTCGATGCTGAGTGTGTTGATCTCGTCAATGAAGAGCACACCTTTGTGTCCCTTATGGATGTCTCCGCTTTCCACCCTGTCATGGGCCGGCGTCTCAAGTCCGCCGGACTGGAAGGGGTCGTGCCTGACATCACCGAGCAGTGCACCGGCATGGGTTCCTGTTGCGTCTATGAATGATGCGTGTTCCTTCTGATAATTTGAGACGATCATTTTAGGGATCATCAGATCATCTTTCGGAAGGAACTGGCGGGTAAGCAGCAGTATCATTATGGCAGCAATAATACCCCAGAGCAACTGGCCGACGTAGAACGAGTAGATTATGATACCAAAAACCAGTATCATCATCAGCATGTTCCTGGACTGCACCTTCTTCTGTGCCTCCATCTTGTGGGCCATGACGATCTCCCTGCCCTTTCCGGCGGGGACAGACCTTATCTTGGGGTTATTGTTGTCCTCCGGGTTAGGGTAGGCAAGTATGTCCTGAAGCTCCTCCTTTGGCAAAAGCTCTGCCATGGCCTTGGCCAGCAGGGACTTGCCAGTACCCGGGCTTCCTATCATCATTACATGTCTTCTCTGGCTGGCTGCCTTTTTGACAACCTCTACTGCATGTTCCTGCCCGATGATCTGATCGATCAGGAGCTTTGGAACATCAATGGAGTCCGTCGTATCAAAAGTATCACCATAGAGTTCTTTCTCATCGCCAGAAACGGTTATTTCATTCTCCATAGTCTACTCACAAGTTTCTAGTTTGTTCACTGAAGTACGTACAAAATATATACTTGACGGTTTTTTATTAATTTGTGAATCACCTTATATCAAAGTACCTCAAACAAAACCAACATTTATTAATGCTGGCACCGTATAAGAATCTACTTATCCTAAATAATATGTCAGGTATAGCATGAAGCAGGCTCTCTTGTTGCTCTTTGTCTTGATGTTTGCAGTCCTTTCCCTGTCCATGACCGGGTATGCTCTCAACGAGGAGGGACAGTATATACATCTCACCCAGATGAACATCAGGTTCGAAGGCACAGATGCAGAGGTGACCTTTCACTATGACCTGGATATGTTCTCCAGGGTGTATGTGTTCCTTCTCGGGAGTTATAATCTCCAGCCTACCATCGAGAACGTCCTGTTCGACTTTGAACACGTGGAGGTAAGGGAAATAGGCCGTAATCATGCAGTGGTCCATGTGACCAATATTTCCAGGCAGAACTCGGAATACTACCTGCACGACTCACGCGCGCTTGGGGCAAGGGTGGACATGCTTACGCTCCAGTATCCCGACGGTTCATCAAGGAACGTGCCCGGAGCCACGGCAACTCCTTACACCTTCTATGGCGGATGAGGTCTTCAATCTGGTCTGCTTCCTGTATTCATGCACCCACCAGGCAGGCACTCAGGTGCCGCCTTTCTCAGTTGTATTCCCTCCGGCAGGGCATTGAATCTGTTATATGCCGGATGGCATGATTTGTTCCTCCCATGGGTTCCTATAATTAAACTCTCTTATAGGTGCTTATTCTCTACTAAATCCCTCATAAAGGCATTTAATGCAAATAAAGGCATTCTAACAGCTGGTATTGTGGAAAAAACCTGTTAAAATGCTCTTATTACCTTGCGGTTTTCATGCGACGGTTTGCACAAAGACTGTCAGCCCAAAACCTTTATCAACAATAATGCATTATGAGGGTTGCTGTTAGGCGCCTGATGCTTGCGGTAATGTGCAGGGCACAATGCGATCATCGGGAGGGTGTGACAGCAAATCGAATGGCATGGGCTCGTGGTCTAGCTGGTCATGACGTCGCCTTGACATGGCGGAGGTCCTGAGTTCGAATCTCAGCGGGCCCATCACGAATCCCCTCGCGGGACTCGATAAGTTTAAATGCGAAAACACCTATTAGGTGCAAGGACACTCAAGCCCAGGT
This DNA window, taken from Methanolobus chelungpuianus, encodes the following:
- the lonB gene encoding ATP-dependent protease LonB, whose amino-acid sequence is MENEITVSGDEKELYGDTFDTTDSIDVPKLLIDQIIGQEHAVEVVKKAASQRRHVMMIGSPGTGKSLLAKAMAELLPKEELQDILAYPNPEDNNNPKIRSVPAGKGREIVMAHKMEAQKKVQSRNMLMMILVFGIIIYSFYVGQLLWGIIAAIMILLLTRQFLPKDDLMIPKMIVSNYQKEHASFIDATGTHAGALLGDVRHDPFQSGGLETPAHDRVESGDIHKGHKGVLFIDEINTLSIESQQSLLTALQEKEYPITGQSERSSGALVKTEPVPCDFIMVAAGNLDAMEKMHPALRSRIKGYGYELFMRESMEDTPENRKNLVRFVAQEVMRDGHIPPFDKSAVDEVIREAQRRAGRKGHLTLKLRDLGGLVRVAGDIAHSEGVPVATAKHVLAAKKMARSIEQQLADSYLERKKDYQLFKKKGGAIGRVNGLAVLGGDSGIVLPIIAEVTPSQSSSEGRVIATGMLKDIAKEAVQNVSAVIKNITGKNVINHDIHIQFIGTYEGVEGDSASISIATAVISALEGIPIDQSVAMTGSLSVRGDVLPIGGVTYKIEAAAQAGIKKVIIPKSNEDDVLIEEAYRDRIQIVPVTSIIEVIEHSLVGPEKNRIMEKLQSITNFKFNLDMPDVVPA